From a region of the Impatiens glandulifera chromosome 4, dImpGla2.1, whole genome shotgun sequence genome:
- the LOC124934947 gene encoding agamous-like MADS-box protein AGL103 — MVKEGAKENTIKCDKKKQQLTMKMTNIKKKSMELSSLCDIDVCFLCLEENGRIESWPDNLNQVKPILERYKKEVSKRKKKTSTTIAATDHVQTYKSGSSKARIGPLLDGLSQKSLKIFSNQIAEKIELIANQLSSKNQSLPLLNSEEEMNI; from the coding sequence ATGGTGAAAGAAGGTGCGAAAGAGAATACGATCAAATGCGATAAGAAGAAACAGCAATTGACAATGAAGATGACCAACATTAAGAAGAAGAGCATGGAGCTCTCCTCCCTCTGTGACATCGACGTATGTTTTCTCTGTTTGGAAGAAAATGGAAGAATAGAGTCTTGGCCGGATAATTTAAATCAAGTTAAGCCCATTCTTGAACGCTACAAAAAAGAAGTTtcaaagaggaagaagaagacgtCCACTACTATTGCAGCAACAGATCATGTTCAAACATATAAATCTGGATCGTCTAAAGCTAGAATCGGACCTCTACTTGACGGATTGTCTCAGAAGTCTTTGAAAATATTCTCGAATCAAATTGCAGAAAAAATAGAGTTGATTGCCAACCAATTATCATCCAAGAATCAATCTTTGCCCTTATTGAACTCGGAAGAGGAGAtgaacatttaa
- the LOC124934950 gene encoding secreted RxLR effector protein 161-like: MNKIPYASAIGSIMYAMVCTRPDVAYALSMCSRYQSSPGETHWSAAKNILKYLRRTKDDFLVYGGDEKLIVQGYTDASFQTDRDGLESQSGYVFILNGGAVSWKSSKQGTIADSTTEAEYITASEAAKEAVWMRKFLDELSVVHSISMPIDIYCDNNGSIAQAKEPSSSSKSRHVMRKYHLIRHIITMSDIRMCKVHTDDNIADPLTKPMPRPKHESHTRAKGLRHIGEWL, encoded by the coding sequence ATGAACAAGATCCCATATGCTTCTGCTataggatctatcatgtatgccatggtatgtacacgtCCAGATGTTGCATATGCTTTGAGCATGTGTAGCAGATACCAATCAAGTCCTGGAGAAACACACTGGAGTGCAGCTAAGAATATCCTGAAGTACTTAAGAAGAACAAAGgatgatttcttagtatatGGGGGAGATGAAAAATTGATCGTACAAGGCTATACTGATGCAAGCTTTCAGACTGACCGAGATGGCTTGGAGTCTCAATCGGGTTATGTCTTTATCCTTAACGGAGGAGCTGTGAGCTGGAAGAGCTCCAAGCAAGGTACTATAGCAGATTCTACAACAGAGGCTGAGTATATTACTGCTAGTGAAGCAGCAAAGGAGGCCGTTTGGATGAGGAAGTTCCTAGATGAACTTAGTGTTGTTCATAGCATTTCAATGCCTATCGACatctattgtgacaacaatggtTCCATAGCTCAGGCAAAGGAACCGAGTTCGAGCTCCAAATCCAGACACGTTATGAGAAAGTATCACCTTATTCGACACATCATCACTATGAGTGATATTAGGATGTGTAAGGTGCATACTGATGACAACATTGCAGATCCATTAACCAAACCTATGCCTAGGCCCAAGCATGAGAGTCACACTAGGGCTAAGGGTCTCAGGCACATTGGAGAATGGCTTTGA